A genomic region of Caenorhabditis elegans chromosome V contains the following coding sequences:
- the pqn-51 gene encoding Prion-like-(Q/N-rich)-domain-bearing protein (Product from WormBase gene class pqn;~Confirmed by transcript evidence) produces the protein MAHGNGIAELYKSVMADVIANMKEAFLDENIDVDVLSQLRKEWEDKVNSSGCVDLESNAPPPAPRQQHHVPPSAVRPNPMPPQRPVAQQPVRALSALHAAHIGDAPIRMAYTGQPTQHPSQVRMFNPQFQGGIHFQPGQVFVVQQPNGQNIPMSIMPNQIPQHRIIHQGQPQQAQQQQPQQGNQLTHMNQMDGNVGSESDGEGPSGPVKLAPKKTKCSLRVRGSGASEKKAMKVLGSLLKDFQLDGGGGGMSDSSSEDEPDDDDDPLRRIADRMGNGEVEDGDQVAEEEPLNSEDDQSDDEDLTMLFEADNVVMCQFEKVNRARTKWKFQLKDGIMHIDKKDYCFQKCTGEAEW, from the exons ATGGCACACGGCAATGGAATCGCCGAGCTGTACAAGTCGGTTATGGCCGATGTTATCGCCAATATGAAAGAAGCGTTTCTCGATGAGAACATCGACGTCGACGTTTTATCTCAACTCAGGAAAGAATGGGAGGATAAAGTGAATTCGAGTGGATGTGTCGACTTGGAGAGCAATGCACCACCACCGGCACCACGCCAACAGCATCACGTACCGCCGAGTGCCGTTCGTCCGAATCCGATGCCTCCACAGAGACCCGTTGCTCAGCAGCCAGTGAGAGCTTTGTCGGCTCTTCACGCAGCACACATTGGAGATGCTCCGATTCGAATGGCGTACACTGGCCAGCCAACg CAACATCCATCTCAAGTTCGCATGTTCAATCCACAATTTCAAGGTGGAATTCACTTTCAACCGGGACAAGTGTTCGTTGTGCAGCAACCAAATGGTCAGAATATTCCAATGTCGATTATGCCGAATCAGATTCCACAGCATCGAATTATTCATCAAGGACAGCCACAACAGGCTCAGCAGCAGCAGCCTCAACAGGGCAATCAACTTACCCATATGAATCAAATGGACGGAAATGTGGGATCCGAATCAGACGGAGAAGGACCTAGTGGACCTGTAAAACTTGCTCCAAAAAAGACAAAGTGCTCATTGAGAGTCCGTGGAAGTGGAGCAAGTGAGAAGAAAGCGATGAAAGTCTTGGGATCACTATTGAAAGACTTTCAACTCGACGGAGGTGGCGGTGGAATGTCTGATTCTTCCAGTGAAGATGAGCctgacgatgatgatgatccaCTTCGAAGAATCGCTGATCGCATGGGAAATGGTGAAGTTGAAGATGGAGATCAAGTGGCAGAAGAGGAACCATTGAATTCTGAAGATGATCAATCAGACGATGAAGATTTGACGATGCTATTCGAGGCGGACAATGTTGTCATGTGCCAGTTCGAGAAG gtgaatCGTGCCCGTACCAAGTGGAAGTTCCAGCTCAAGGATGGAATTATGCACATCGACAAAAAGGATTACTGCTTCCAGAAGTGTACCGGAGAAGCTGAATGGTGA
- the K11D12.12 gene encoding C2H2-type domain-containing protein (Partially confirmed by transcript evidence), producing MDLLPGFREEILRKFIGEGGKIVTTKHLERFQLLITAISRDGKLIRGVLDQKSRFNRELMNREKYETPYIVELPGDHPADTEHVRYSVSLPRTKRVIALRYEKETPSTSSETKTKRIRTAAQLLGDTEDYCCRTCFKRFSRKFNLERHEDGCLPKPILFQCPICHQKYKRAPYFAAHIRQHEAEEKRQHRDVKRLAIEHGNMDEIRRKAEESVNKLSIPYEFGTFL from the exons ATGGACTTGCTGCCGGGTTTTCGAGaagaaattctcagaaaatttatcgGTGAAGGTGGAAAAATCGTAACAACGAAGCATCTGGAACGATTTCAACTTCTAATCACGGCGATTTCAAG AGATGGAAAGCTTATCCGAGGAGTTTTGgatcaaaaatcgagattcAATCGAGAATTGATGAATCGTGAGAAATACGAAACACCTTATATCGTCGAATTGCCCGGAGACCATCCAGCTGATACAGAACATGTTAGATATAGTGTTTCTTTG ccGCGCACAAAACGAGTAATTGCACTTCGCTATGAAAAGGAAACACCTTCAACatcttctgaaacaaaaacgaaGCGAATCCGGACGGCTGCTCAACTTTTAGGAGATACTGAAGATTATTGTTGTAgg ACTTGTTTCAAACGTTTCTCTCGGAAATTCAATTTGGAACGCCACGAGGACGGGTGTTTGCCGAAGCCAATTCTTTTCCAATGCCCAATTTGTCATCAAAAGTATAAAAGAGCTCCATATTTTGCG gctcaTATTCGGCAACACGAAGCTGAAGAGAAACGACAACATCGTGACGTCAAACGTCTTGCAATTGAGCATGGAAATATGGACGAAATACGACGAAAAGCTGAAGAATCTGTGAATAAACTGTCGATTCCTTATGAATTCGGaacttttttatag
- the cwp-4 gene encoding Coexpressed With Polycystins (Product from WormBase gene class cwp;~Confirmed by transcript evidence), producing MRNLVFSLVFLIFNLVNNINKVNSQCTSDTIPSSLATLTQYQVGSEGDPYYSHFLVNGGASFSYGNASATALYELSAYAISAATTNCTSTCLTSVSAYYKTDSDKLTLIMLRPSDEALYPNYTSMGLPSFFCATVSGNCGAKTPLYQFYSSAYDDYYADTEQANNTNATYSVAMMGLPLCYLWVPLTTTTTTTTTTTTTTSPMNTTTTTVLINGTTTTTVPTNETTTTVPLNGTTTTVPTNETTTTSPLNGTTTTTVPINGATTTIPSNGNITSTTTTVPSTNTTTTAVNSNSTTTTVSPDDDYNGSGEQPGNSDDNGDKKGWWHDWKWPIIVAGCLAGASIVLSIIACLTCCFIGSATVAAKPYSPPPIYTSPSPPELPPNPVEAPSITPFTVGLPPSVPY from the exons atgagAAATTTGGTTTTCTCATTGGTGTTTCTAATATTTAATCTAGTGAATAATATCAATAAAGTCAACTCGCAATGTACTTCGGACACAATTC CAAGCTCATTGGCAACGTTGACTCAGTATCAAGTAGGATCTGAAGGAGATC CGTATTACAGTCATTTTTTGGTCAATGGTGGTGCATCTTTCTCGTATGGAAATGCTTCAGCTACTGCTTTATATGAATTG agTGCTTATGCGATATCAGCTGCTACAACCAATTGCACATCTACATGTCTTACATCTGTTTCAGCTTATTACAAGACGGATTCTGACAAAT TGACTCTAATCATGCTCCGGCCATCGGATGAAGCTCTCTACCCAAACTACACCAGCATGGGACTTCCATCCTTTTTTTGCGCGACTGTTTCTGGAAACTGTGGAGCTAAAACTCCATTATACCAGTTCTATTCTTCCGCCTATGATGACTACTACGCGGACACTGAGCAAGCGAACAACACCAATGCCACGTATTCTGTTGCTATGATGGGGCTTCCGTTATGCTATTTATGGGTACCTCTTACAACTACAACTACCACCACTACGACGACAACGACTACAACAAGTCCAATGAACACAACGacaactacagtactcattaACGGAACTACGACTACTACTGTACCAACAAATGAAACTACAACTACAGTACCGCTTAACGGAACTACAACAACTGTACCAACAAATGAAACCACTACAACATCACCATTGAATGGAACTActacaactacagtacccattAATGGAGCAACTACAACTATTCCATCAAATGGAAACATCACTTCTACTACTACTACTGTACCATCAACTAATACGACGACCACAGccgtaaattcaaattcaacaacAACTACCGTCTCACCGGACGACGATTATAATGGATCTGGAGAACAACCGGGAAATTCGGATGACAATGGAGACAAGAAAG GTTGGTGGCACGATTGGAAATGGCCAATAATTGTTGCTGGGTGCTTAGCAGGTGCATCTATCGTTCTATCAATTATTGCATGCCTAACTTGTTGCTTCATCGGAAGTGCTACGGTAGCTGCAAAACCATACAGTCCTCCTCCAATTTACACATCTCCATCTCCACCGGAACTTCCTCCAAATCCCGTTGAAGCTCCATCAATAACTCCATTTACTGTTGGCCTACCGCCAAGTGTTCCATATTGa